Proteins found in one Paenibacillus borealis genomic segment:
- a CDS encoding heme biosynthesis protein HemY translates to MKVKVNRNAAKVLKDMLNTPEAEGKKIRVIITQDHGNHGHYDVALDTPTEHDEVVATDKGIEIVLDTRQPLLDGVWIQYFYVPQEGFFITNPSTGFLEK, encoded by the coding sequence ATGAAAGTTAAAGTTAACCGCAATGCTGCAAAGGTTCTGAAGGATATGCTGAACACTCCTGAAGCGGAAGGCAAGAAGATCCGCGTCATTATTACTCAGGATCACGGCAATCACGGGCACTATGATGTTGCTCTTGATACACCGACTGAGCATGATGAAGTGGTTGCCACGGATAAAGGTATCGAGATTGTGCTGGATACACGTCAACCGCTGCTCGACGGAGTCTGGATTCAGTATTTCTATGTGCCGCAGGAAGGCTTCTTCATTACGAATCCCTCAACAGGATTTCTTGAGAAATAA
- a CDS encoding ABC transporter substrate-binding protein produces MNKKKGLTLLSGILMISMLAACGNNNGNTGGSTAEPQASAAATEAAGTNTQPAGDSGTVDTSQPVTLKMIFVGPKPVDYDLVFGEINKKLKEKVNATLEAEFLDWSDWAQKYPLKLAANENFDLIYSANWAGYNDQALKGGFLELTDELLQKYAPMTWEAMPEVGWGQAKVNGKLYMVPQNRGETIEKLILYREDLRKKYNLPEINSPEAYATYLKTVSEKEQGVTPFVPETGDWKLHNLDRVLLKQQNEWNMFDFDLPIGFKLSDPAGKVFNVYETPEFKELVYYYKDLADHNAWSKSALNSKLDHQQEFRAGKTASITHNLGTLGALMTDMREKNSPYELALADITPDKKKSVAVSTQNGVSIHATTKNPERSLMVIDLLQNDKELHDLMMNGITAVHYNPVGDDKYTNAEKNANYTGFSNWGFNSPLNRDNASFPDEGNALTDKWEAEVYHYPLETFVFDNSKVKTEVANVGNVMLQYGIPLEYGSVKDVDGGLAKLQAQVKEAGIDTIIAEVQRQIDEFLANSGQ; encoded by the coding sequence TTGAATAAGAAAAAAGGATTAACACTGCTGTCCGGTATTCTGATGATATCTATGCTTGCTGCATGCGGCAATAACAATGGCAACACCGGAGGAAGCACGGCGGAGCCGCAGGCTTCGGCAGCCGCGACAGAAGCTGCGGGGACGAATACCCAGCCAGCCGGAGATTCCGGCACAGTGGATACATCCCAGCCCGTAACACTTAAGATGATTTTTGTAGGGCCTAAACCAGTCGATTACGACCTGGTATTTGGAGAGATCAATAAGAAGCTGAAGGAGAAAGTTAACGCTACGCTGGAAGCCGAGTTCCTGGACTGGTCGGATTGGGCGCAGAAATATCCGCTCAAGCTGGCGGCGAATGAGAATTTTGACCTCATCTACTCTGCCAACTGGGCAGGCTATAATGATCAGGCCCTCAAAGGCGGGTTTCTTGAGCTGACCGACGAATTGCTGCAGAAGTACGCGCCGATGACCTGGGAAGCGATGCCGGAGGTGGGCTGGGGTCAGGCGAAGGTGAACGGCAAGCTATATATGGTGCCTCAGAACCGCGGGGAAACGATTGAGAAGCTGATTCTGTACCGGGAGGACCTGCGCAAGAAATATAATCTGCCGGAGATCAACAGCCCGGAGGCGTATGCTACTTATCTCAAGACGGTCTCCGAGAAGGAGCAGGGTGTCACTCCGTTCGTACCGGAGACAGGGGACTGGAAGCTGCACAATCTGGACCGGGTCCTGCTGAAGCAGCAGAATGAATGGAACATGTTCGACTTTGATCTGCCGATTGGCTTCAAGCTGTCAGATCCGGCCGGTAAGGTATTCAATGTATATGAAACTCCGGAATTCAAAGAGCTTGTCTACTATTATAAAGATCTTGCGGATCACAACGCCTGGTCGAAGAGCGCACTCAACAGCAAGCTGGATCACCAGCAGGAGTTCCGTGCAGGCAAGACAGCATCGATCACACACAATCTTGGCACACTTGGGGCTTTAATGACGGATATGCGCGAGAAAAATTCACCGTATGAGCTGGCTCTGGCTGATATTACACCGGACAAGAAGAAGTCTGTGGCTGTCTCCACCCAGAACGGGGTCTCCATTCACGCTACGACCAAGAACCCTGAACGTTCACTGATGGTGATTGATCTGCTGCAGAATGACAAGGAACTGCATGATCTGATGATGAACGGCATTACGGCTGTGCATTATAATCCGGTTGGCGATGATAAATATACGAATGCAGAGAAAAATGCTAACTATACCGGATTCTCCAACTGGGGCTTTAACTCTCCATTGAACCGGGACAACGCCTCCTTCCCTGACGAAGGCAATGCGCTGACCGACAAATGGGAAGCTGAGGTTTACCACTATCCGCTGGAGACCTTTGTCTTCGATAACAGCAAAGTGAAGACCGAGGTAGCTAATGTCGGTAATGTGATGCTGCAATATGGCATTCCGCTGGAATACGGTTCAGTGAAGGATGTGGACGGCGGACTGGCCAAGCTTCAGGCACAGGTGAAGGAAGCTGGAATTGATACCATCATCGCAGAAGTTCAGCGGCAGATTGATGAATTCCTGGCTAATTCCGGACAGTAA
- a CDS encoding SDR family NAD(P)-dependent oxidoreductase: MSLRKQTVIITGGNSGLGYESAKQIAKFDNNYVILACRNAVKAKQAVDSLIQETNNNNITSMELDLSSLESVRSFAGEFSKMDFPPLYALVCNAGVQFIDATHYTKDGFEMTFGVNHLGHFLLVNLLLDQIVPEGRIVVVSSGTHDPLKKTGMPEPAFTNPQALAHPDTVSSKEGIALIGRRRYTTSKLCNLYFTYELAERIKQHTDKKITVNAFDPGMMPGTGLAQSYTPILKFVWNYIMPVMTLFVPNVNTVRQSGRALANLVTDGKLSQTTAKYYEGKKEIKSSIFSYNNDNWKSLWSASIKMTKLEQAETLLKI, translated from the coding sequence ATGAGTCTGCGTAAACAAACGGTTATTATTACAGGGGGAAACTCGGGACTAGGTTATGAATCCGCAAAGCAGATTGCCAAATTTGATAACAATTATGTGATCCTCGCCTGCCGCAATGCGGTGAAAGCCAAACAAGCTGTAGACTCCTTAATACAAGAAACAAACAATAACAACATCACTTCTATGGAACTGGACTTATCCTCCTTAGAATCAGTCAGAAGCTTCGCAGGAGAATTCTCAAAAATGGATTTCCCGCCCTTATACGCACTAGTGTGCAACGCCGGAGTACAGTTTATCGATGCTACGCATTATACCAAAGACGGGTTTGAAATGACCTTCGGCGTAAATCATCTTGGACATTTCCTCTTGGTTAATCTGTTGCTTGATCAAATCGTACCTGAAGGCCGAATCGTGGTTGTCAGCAGCGGAACGCATGATCCATTGAAAAAAACGGGAATGCCAGAACCGGCGTTCACCAATCCTCAAGCACTGGCTCACCCTGACACTGTGAGTTCAAAAGAAGGAATAGCCCTCATAGGAAGGCGCCGCTACACGACCTCTAAACTATGTAATCTATATTTCACCTACGAGCTGGCCGAAAGAATAAAGCAGCATACGGACAAAAAGATTACCGTTAATGCTTTTGATCCTGGAATGATGCCCGGCACCGGTCTGGCTCAGAGTTACACCCCTATATTAAAATTTGTCTGGAATTACATTATGCCGGTAATGACATTATTTGTTCCGAATGTAAATACCGTTCGTCAATCCGGAAGAGCTTTAGCCAATCTGGTAACCGATGGGAAGCTGAGTCAGACAACGGCGAAGTATTATGAGGGTAAGAAAGAAATTAAATCCTCAATATTTTCGTATAACAACGACAATTGGAAGAGTCTATGGAGTGCTAGTATAAAGATGACCAAATTGGAGCAAGCGGAAACCCTGCTGAAAATATGA
- a CDS encoding TetR/AcrR family transcriptional regulator has protein sequence MKNNGDTKQKLLQVTREMIDQHGVEAINMRDLGAKLNLSRTAMYRHFKNKDDLLAAIVAGNFEMLNRTISRLSEMGPEPRQLVYTILLAYYDFGISNPEHYQLMFRKQWDKEMYPELVQSAFFIFAHVEGCLQKAGTIRKSPNQSTAIMYAFIHGLVELNMSEHSETEKGLDSPAHLIDSFLDLIFV, from the coding sequence ATGAAAAATAATGGCGATACCAAACAAAAACTGCTTCAGGTCACACGGGAAATGATTGATCAGCATGGTGTTGAGGCTATTAATATGCGTGATCTGGGAGCTAAACTAAACTTATCCCGGACAGCAATGTACAGACATTTCAAGAATAAAGATGATTTGCTGGCAGCGATTGTGGCCGGAAATTTTGAAATGCTGAATCGTACAATCAGCAGGTTAAGTGAAATGGGTCCAGAGCCACGGCAACTTGTATATACGATTCTGCTGGCTTATTACGACTTTGGCATCAGCAACCCCGAGCATTATCAACTGATGTTCCGTAAGCAATGGGATAAGGAAATGTACCCGGAGCTTGTACAATCTGCTTTTTTTATTTTTGCACACGTGGAGGGCTGTCTTCAAAAGGCGGGGACTATCCGGAAATCACCTAATCAGTCCACCGCAATCATGTATGCTTTCATCCATGGTTTAGTTGAACTCAATATGTCCGAGCATTCTGAAACGGAAAAAGGACTGGACAGTCCGGCTCATCTCATTGATTCTTTTCTGGATCTGATTTTTGTATAG
- a CDS encoding FAD-binding oxidoreductase — translation MKSGTKLTGRVIYKGNPGYETARKNWDPHTDRFPKVFVFAQKTQDVANAIRWANENNIPIRPRSGRHSLEVNLSQVNGGIVIDVSELRSIKLNKKSGTAVVGTGNTVGRIAHTLARQGYMAPFGDSPTVGIGGITLGGGIGPLQRTVGLVSDNLIELEMVDAKGRIIIANKNSNADLLWASRGGGGGNFGVCTRYKFKVRPAPATATVFRITWPWNQFEKVLKAWQRWAPSVNTRLGSELSIGPKKGGNVSMLGLFLGSKAEAVRLLKPITDVGTPTNQLIRSLPYPKVVSFLLAPDPVQTQRFSNQFSSGFGRKPFPDKAFKSMREFLENVEGEFAGFYFLNWGGAVSRKSPRSTAFYWRKAKFYVEWNSSWVKKSDAAKNIAVVRNTRRKLQPFIVGSYINVPDQGIKHSGPVYYGANYPRLRRVKAKYDPGNVFNNPQSIPPARKV, via the coding sequence TTGAAATCAGGAACAAAACTTACCGGGCGGGTGATCTATAAAGGTAATCCGGGCTATGAAACGGCACGCAAAAATTGGGATCCGCATACGGACAGATTCCCGAAGGTATTTGTCTTCGCACAGAAAACGCAGGATGTAGCCAATGCCATCCGCTGGGCCAACGAGAATAACATCCCTATCCGGCCAAGAAGCGGCCGGCACTCGCTGGAGGTCAATCTGTCCCAGGTCAACGGAGGCATTGTCATCGATGTAAGTGAACTGAGGAGCATCAAGCTCAATAAAAAATCGGGAACTGCAGTAGTGGGGACCGGAAATACGGTGGGAAGAATCGCCCATACGCTTGCGCGGCAGGGATACATGGCCCCTTTTGGGGATAGCCCAACTGTCGGAATCGGGGGCATTACACTAGGCGGGGGAATTGGGCCGCTTCAGCGGACCGTAGGTCTGGTCAGTGATAATCTGATTGAGCTTGAAATGGTGGATGCCAAAGGCAGAATTATTATCGCCAATAAGAACAGCAACGCCGATCTCCTCTGGGCTTCCCGCGGGGGTGGCGGAGGTAATTTTGGAGTCTGCACCCGTTATAAGTTCAAAGTGCGTCCCGCGCCGGCCACGGCGACCGTCTTTCGCATCACCTGGCCCTGGAACCAGTTCGAGAAGGTACTCAAAGCCTGGCAGCGCTGGGCTCCTTCCGTTAACACCAGACTGGGCAGCGAGCTATCCATTGGTCCCAAAAAGGGCGGTAATGTCAGCATGCTGGGCCTGTTCCTCGGATCAAAAGCGGAGGCGGTCCGCCTCTTAAAGCCCATTACGGACGTAGGGACGCCCACGAATCAATTGATCCGCTCATTACCTTATCCCAAAGTAGTGAGTTTCCTGCTGGCTCCCGATCCGGTGCAGACCCAAAGATTCAGCAACCAGTTCTCCAGCGGTTTCGGAAGAAAACCTTTCCCGGACAAAGCGTTTAAGTCTATGCGTGAGTTCCTTGAGAACGTGGAGGGCGAGTTCGCAGGGTTCTATTTCCTCAACTGGGGCGGGGCTGTAAGCCGTAAATCACCCAGATCTACCGCCTTCTACTGGCGTAAAGCGAAATTCTATGTAGAGTGGAACAGTTCATGGGTCAAGAAATCGGATGCTGCCAAAAATATTGCCGTGGTGCGGAATACACGCCGGAAGCTGCAGCCGTTCATCGTGGGAAGCTATATTAATGTTCCGGATCAGGGGATCAAACATTCCGGTCCGGTTTATTATGGAGCGAACTATCCCCGGTTACGGAGAGTCAAAGCCAAATATGACCCCGGAAATGTATTCAACAATCCGCAAAGCATTCCTCCGGCCCGCAAGGTATAA
- a CDS encoding FecCD family ABC transporter permease → MKPARLYRNQPLVVSLLMLLILATIVIGIGIGSSPVSYGRLIPTILGHGSFEDNFVLFSIRLPRILITLLAGMALALSGAILQGITRNELADPGIIGINAGAGVGVTVFFIFASIDAGSFIYMIPLAAFAGALVTAVLIYAFSYTRTDGVQPIRLVITGVGFSMALSGVMIVLISSVDRTKVDFISKWLAGNVWGTDWPFVLALLPWLIILVPYVLYKSRTLNLLALNEPTAIGAGVAVSRDRVLLMLAAVALAASAVSMTGGIAFVGLMAPHIARALVGARHQQFVPVSILIGGWLLLLADTIGRNLTQPDGIAAGIMVAFIGAPYFLYLLLKKEG, encoded by the coding sequence ATGAAACCAGCCCGGCTGTATCGTAATCAACCGCTTGTCGTATCGCTGCTCATGCTTCTTATCCTGGCTACCATCGTTATCGGAATAGGGATTGGATCTTCCCCGGTGTCATACGGGAGACTGATTCCGACAATCCTCGGGCACGGTTCTTTCGAGGATAATTTTGTACTGTTCTCCATCCGACTCCCCCGGATACTGATTACGCTGCTCGCAGGTATGGCGCTTGCTTTATCCGGTGCTATTCTGCAGGGCATTACGCGCAATGAGCTGGCGGATCCGGGAATTATAGGCATTAATGCCGGGGCCGGGGTCGGGGTTACCGTCTTTTTCATTTTTGCATCCATTGACGCCGGGTCCTTCATATATATGATTCCGCTTGCGGCATTCGCCGGAGCCCTGGTAACCGCTGTACTCATCTATGCCTTCTCCTACACCCGCACCGATGGCGTTCAGCCGATCAGGCTGGTCATCACCGGAGTCGGGTTCTCCATGGCACTCTCCGGCGTGATGATCGTACTCATCTCTTCGGTGGACCGGACCAAGGTGGACTTCATCTCCAAATGGCTGGCCGGTAATGTGTGGGGTACAGACTGGCCTTTCGTTCTCGCCCTGCTGCCCTGGCTGATCATTCTGGTCCCTTATGTGCTGTACAAATCCAGAACACTGAATTTGCTTGCTTTGAACGAGCCTACTGCTATCGGGGCAGGTGTGGCGGTCTCCAGAGACCGGGTCCTCCTTATGCTGGCGGCGGTTGCGCTGGCGGCGTCGGCTGTTTCGATGACCGGCGGCATCGCCTTTGTCGGGCTGATGGCTCCGCATATTGCCAGAGCCCTGGTAGGAGCACGGCATCAGCAATTCGTGCCGGTATCCATATTAATCGGCGGCTGGCTGCTGCTGCTGGCGGATACGATTGGCCGTAACCTGACCCAGCCTGACGGTATCGCTGCCGGAATAATGGTTGCTTTTATCGGCGCTCCTTATTTCCTGTATCTTCTATTGAAGAAAGAAGGGTAG
- a CDS encoding FecCD family ABC transporter permease, translating to MEKQSPQKPINSTFVLKLLVSMILFVAVFALAVRLGAKNVSLTDIWSAISNPKATGGDISIIRELRLPREVGGILVGAALAVAGAIMQGLTRNPLADPGLLGLTAGANAALAVSFAFIPSIGYYGIMIACFIGAACGVMLVFGIAALRRQNMSPLRMVLAGSAVSALLTAVAEGISLQFKISKNVSMWTSGGLIGTTWGQITAIAPIIIICLIVSILLSRQLTILSLNEGTAVSLGLKTTQVKIALYILITLLAGAAVALVGNIAFVGLMIPHLVRVFAGTDYRAILPLSAISGATFMVFADTLGRMIDVPFETPVAAIVAVLGLPFFLFIVRKGVRSFS from the coding sequence ATGGAGAAACAATCTCCGCAAAAGCCGATAAACTCTACTTTTGTGCTTAAGCTGCTCGTCAGCATGATTTTATTTGTGGCCGTATTTGCCCTGGCGGTCAGGCTCGGTGCCAAAAATGTTTCATTGACGGATATTTGGAGCGCCATCAGCAATCCGAAGGCTACGGGTGGTGATATCTCTATCATCCGTGAACTGCGGCTCCCCCGCGAAGTCGGCGGCATTCTGGTAGGTGCCGCCCTCGCTGTTGCCGGGGCGATCATGCAGGGTCTAACCCGAAATCCGCTTGCCGACCCGGGGCTGCTTGGTCTGACAGCAGGTGCCAATGCTGCCCTTGCGGTATCCTTCGCCTTCATCCCCTCCATCGGATACTACGGAATTATGATCGCCTGTTTCATCGGCGCAGCCTGTGGCGTGATGCTGGTGTTCGGCATCGCTGCACTCCGGAGGCAGAATATGTCCCCTCTGCGGATGGTGCTGGCCGGTTCTGCCGTATCGGCCCTGCTGACCGCTGTAGCCGAAGGAATCAGCCTTCAATTCAAGATCTCTAAAAACGTATCGATGTGGACATCCGGCGGACTGATCGGCACTACCTGGGGCCAGATTACAGCAATTGCCCCTATTATTATCATTTGCCTTATCGTCTCCATTCTGTTGTCCCGTCAGCTGACAATCCTTAGTCTGAATGAAGGAACAGCTGTGAGTCTTGGGCTCAAGACGACTCAGGTTAAGATTGCATTGTACATATTGATCACGCTGCTCGCAGGCGCTGCTGTTGCTCTTGTCGGCAACATCGCCTTCGTCGGCCTGATGATCCCCCATCTCGTGCGGGTGTTTGCCGGGACAGATTACCGCGCCATTCTGCCGCTGTCCGCCATTTCCGGCGCCACTTTTATGGTGTTCGCCGACACACTCGGACGGATGATTGACGTCCCGTTCGAAACGCCTGTCGCCGCGATCGTGGCTGTGCTGGGCCTGCCGTTCTTCCTGTTCATTGTCCGTAAAGGAGTGCGATCCTTCTCATGA
- a CDS encoding iron-hydroxamate ABC transporter substrate-binding protein — translation MKKLLLPLLILTLLLLSACGNNASNNSSSSNTAAATSTPAPEASATASADNSSTDTITYESETGPIEVPANPQRVVVLAGYAGNLLALDIPLAGVDSYIKANPNFQDQLKDVAEVSEENVESILNLKPDLIIASSDTKNLDKMKQIAPVVTYTYNKVDYLTQILEIGKAVNQEQKAADWIADFKARAQAAGEEIKAKIGADSTISVIEGDSKNLYTFGSAWGRGTEIIYQAMGLKMPDKVKEMTAKDGYFNLSLEILPDYMGDYVIYSKDPAGDASFQETSTYKDIPAVKSNHVYEIDATSFYFNDALSLDYQLDFITKSLLGN, via the coding sequence ATGAAGAAATTGTTATTACCTCTACTCATCCTTACCCTCCTGCTTCTAAGCGCCTGCGGCAATAATGCAAGCAACAACAGTTCAAGCAGCAACACGGCGGCCGCCACATCTACACCGGCACCTGAAGCCAGCGCAACTGCAAGTGCTGACAACAGCAGCACAGATACCATTACTTATGAATCCGAGACCGGACCTATCGAAGTTCCCGCCAATCCACAGCGTGTTGTAGTTCTTGCCGGATATGCAGGCAATCTGCTCGCTCTGGATATCCCCCTCGCCGGAGTGGATTCCTACATCAAAGCAAATCCTAATTTCCAGGATCAATTGAAGGATGTCGCCGAAGTCTCTGAGGAGAATGTGGAGAGTATTCTGAATCTCAAACCGGATTTAATCATCGCTTCATCAGACACTAAAAACCTCGACAAAATGAAACAAATCGCACCGGTGGTTACCTATACATACAACAAAGTGGATTATCTGACCCAGATTCTGGAGATCGGCAAAGCGGTTAACCAGGAGCAGAAAGCCGCTGACTGGATTGCTGATTTCAAGGCACGCGCCCAGGCGGCCGGTGAAGAAATCAAAGCCAAAATCGGTGCCGACAGCACGATCTCGGTGATTGAAGGAGATTCCAAAAATCTGTACACCTTCGGCAGCGCCTGGGGACGCGGTACAGAAATCATCTATCAGGCCATGGGGCTGAAGATGCCGGATAAAGTGAAGGAAATGACAGCCAAAGACGGATACTTCAATTTGTCACTGGAAATCCTGCCGGATTATATGGGAGATTACGTTATCTACAGTAAAGACCCTGCCGGAGATGCTTCCTTCCAGGAGACTTCCACTTACAAGGATATCCCGGCCGTCAAAAGTAATCATGTCTACGAAATAGATGCTACATCCTTCTATTTCAACGATGCTCTGTCGCTTGACTATCAGCTTGATTTCATTACCAAATCATTGTTGGGGAATTAA
- a CDS encoding polyprenyl synthetase family protein gives MINQYEAKVVHPINEIVNEHPHTGYQLAEHKAARYLSSLHNQMKSKSSVTALMADIREWKKKHIRRFSVLSLWSPGKKKPDTQDYYRYIQWLNYTGKLDDYLDRSVSYIYMRDLGKAPDSPDTQNRIKRTIADLHRHLLKSARSGAGEEPDFMNLAGVYRWAQKEGVEAAVIWVIAKLRSVAAHIPEGMNAEHAQRKLIKIIVGVILHAIEEMDDNVIPEERSRTLDEAIRLGYSYGLTYPFVDDLLDSQILTVPEKEQYSELIRSALLTGVVPVLGDWSGANMELIKYIHSELSEAFEYIKQQQRPETQHSFFGQSYVFFQAQDFDRVKVLTRGDYTNEDLYIPVILKSSSSRLIARSVISAPADEGFEERTFFFGLYNQLADDFADMAQDMSDEAVTPYTYYLRYHKQRPDLINPYELYWAVISNLIHSVYHSDAKAREVILDRAINGLKRYKERAGTDKYNETMGIFAAGHPVFNGLIQIMVRKADDVDFFDKLLRDQMIEHLKKDAREQKEFFATFKSVRSLINDELLFTKPQELPAMKEQLIDAANYSLEGDGKRVRPILTWVMGVKEYGLDPAAIIPLLRSLEYMHTASLIFDDLPSQDNASTRRGRMTLHELHSSAVAELTGLYLIQKAIGEQASLNRFKAETVLALIRYSARKAEDMCMGQAMDLDAKGKILTLEQLNNVCFYKTGVAFEACLVMPAMLAEVSNAEIGALKRIAYHMGIAFQIKDDLLDVEGDKDVLGKPVGNDAVNNNSNFVSILGQEGASKEMWDHYCKATEALREIPRNITFLKHLMNYVVNRER, from the coding sequence ATGATAAACCAATATGAAGCTAAGGTTGTGCATCCTATAAATGAAATTGTTAACGAACATCCCCATACAGGTTATCAGCTGGCAGAGCATAAGGCTGCCCGCTACTTAAGCTCACTGCATAATCAGATGAAGAGCAAATCATCTGTGACGGCGTTAATGGCGGATATCCGTGAGTGGAAAAAGAAGCATATCCGGCGCTTCTCCGTGTTGTCCTTATGGTCACCGGGGAAGAAAAAGCCGGATACCCAAGATTATTACCGCTACATCCAATGGCTGAATTACACAGGTAAGCTGGATGATTACCTGGACCGGAGCGTCTCTTACATTTATATGAGGGATCTGGGTAAGGCACCGGATTCTCCTGACACACAGAACCGGATCAAGAGGACCATTGCTGATCTGCACAGGCATCTGCTGAAGTCAGCCCGCTCAGGTGCAGGAGAAGAACCTGATTTCATGAACCTGGCCGGGGTATACCGCTGGGCCCAGAAGGAAGGGGTAGAAGCTGCAGTGATCTGGGTGATTGCCAAATTAAGATCTGTAGCTGCCCATATTCCGGAGGGAATGAATGCGGAGCATGCCCAGCGCAAGCTGATCAAGATTATCGTTGGCGTTATTCTGCATGCTATAGAAGAGATGGACGACAATGTTATACCTGAGGAACGGTCCCGGACTCTGGATGAAGCGATTAGGCTGGGGTATTCCTATGGGCTAACGTATCCTTTCGTTGACGATCTGCTGGATTCCCAGATACTGACGGTTCCAGAGAAAGAGCAGTACTCCGAGCTGATCCGTTCGGCACTGCTTACCGGAGTTGTGCCGGTACTTGGGGATTGGTCCGGAGCGAACATGGAGCTGATCAAGTATATTCATTCGGAGCTGTCAGAGGCCTTTGAGTATATTAAGCAGCAACAGCGGCCGGAGACGCAGCATAGCTTTTTCGGCCAGTCATATGTCTTTTTTCAGGCTCAGGATTTTGATCGTGTCAAGGTACTCACCAGGGGGGATTACACTAACGAAGATCTGTATATTCCTGTGATCTTGAAGTCATCGTCGTCCCGGCTGATCGCCCGTTCAGTCATAAGTGCGCCTGCGGATGAGGGATTTGAAGAACGGACCTTCTTTTTTGGCCTCTACAACCAGCTTGCCGATGATTTCGCGGATATGGCCCAGGATATGAGTGACGAAGCCGTAACACCGTATACCTATTATTTGAGATATCATAAGCAAAGGCCGGATCTGATTAATCCTTATGAATTATACTGGGCGGTGATCTCCAATCTGATCCACAGTGTGTATCATTCCGATGCCAAGGCGCGCGAGGTTATTCTTGACCGGGCAATTAACGGGCTGAAACGTTATAAAGAACGTGCCGGGACGGATAAGTATAATGAGACGATGGGAATTTTTGCAGCCGGTCATCCGGTGTTTAACGGGCTCATTCAGATCATGGTACGCAAAGCGGATGATGTGGACTTTTTCGATAAGCTGCTGCGGGACCAGATGATCGAGCACTTGAAGAAGGATGCGAGGGAGCAGAAGGAGTTCTTCGCTACGTTTAAAAGTGTCCGCAGTCTGATCAATGACGAGCTGCTCTTCACCAAGCCGCAAGAGCTTCCGGCCATGAAGGAGCAGCTGATTGATGCGGCCAATTACAGCCTGGAAGGTGACGGGAAGCGGGTGCGCCCGATACTTACCTGGGTGATGGGTGTGAAGGAATATGGTTTAGACCCAGCGGCAATTATACCGCTCCTGCGCTCGCTTGAATATATGCATACCGCCTCCCTGATCTTCGATGATCTGCCTTCCCAGGATAATGCCTCTACCCGCAGAGGGCGCATGACCCTACATGAGCTTCACAGCAGTGCAGTAGCAGAGTTAACCGGGCTCTACTTGATCCAGAAGGCAATTGGGGAGCAGGCATCACTTAACCGCTTTAAGGCGGAGACTGTGCTTGCCTTAATCCGTTATTCGGCCCGGAAGGCAGAGGATATGTGTATGGGCCAGGCAATGGATTTGGATGCAAAAGGTAAGATATTGACGCTGGAGCAGCTGAATAATGTGTGCTTTTACAAAACAGGCGTGGCCTTTGAGGCATGTCTGGTCATGCCGGCTATGCTGGCTGAGGTTAGCAATGCGGAGATTGGTGCGCTCAAGAGAATTGCTTATCATATGGGGATTGCTTTTCAGATTAAGGATGATCTGCTTGATGTGGAAGGAGATAAGGATGTGCTTGGTAAACCTGTCGGCAACGATGCGGTTAACAATAATTCGAATTTTGTCTCCATTCTCGGACAGGAGGGGGCCAGTAAAGAGATGTGGGATCACTACTGCAAGGCCACAGAGGCACTGCGCGAGATCCCGCGTAATATTACTTTCCTGAAGCATTTGATGAATTATGTGGTGAATAGGGAGCGGTAA